A single Schistocerca piceifrons isolate TAMUIC-IGC-003096 chromosome 6, iqSchPice1.1, whole genome shotgun sequence DNA region contains:
- the LOC124802926 gene encoding tubulin-specific chaperone C: MEMDKIAVEDNRDLVKEKLMRREAERQQLLEQKREEKEQRSTGEELSYFFDTFAEKQKEIENALTAAAEGLIEKTQLPNHFDRIGKNVQTLQHFLSSSTMFLRVYDIRKAQEAILTLQQRCQQLEQQLLPKKKFGFKIRKVPNKKDVIFNEKIEDTVDSHSSPVHKLLQNSKENNCGFSGRTAEILSLPHEKIYKKDVVLSNLNSCTVRLPGAPNTLYIAGLSNCKIITGPVTTSVFIENCSDCTFVLACQQLRVHSTTHSDFYLHVTSRTIIEDTTHVRFAPYNLKYENMVHHFQLAGLDVNRNNWDMVDDFNWLASDKASPNWCIMKENEWNIDWM; this comes from the coding sequence ATGGAAATGGATAAAATTGCAGTAGAGGACAACCGTGATCTTGTAAAGGAAAAACTAATGCGTAGAGAAGCAGAAAGGCAGCAACTGCTTGAacaaaaaagggaagaaaaggaaCAAAGATCAACTGGTGAAGAGCTCAGTTACTTTTTTGATACATTTGCAGAAAAACAAAAGGAGATTGAGAACGCTTTAACCGCAGCAGCAGAAGGACTTATAGAAAAAACCCAATTGCCAAATCATTTTGATAGGATTGGAAAGAATGTGCAGACCCTGCAGCATTTTTTATCTTCATCAACAATGTTTCTTCGTGTTTATGATATCCGGAAAGCTCAagaagcaattctgactttgcagcAAAGATGTCAGCAACTAGAGCAGCAGTTACTACCAAAGAAAAAATTTGGTTTTAAAATTCGAAAGGTGCCTAATAAGAAAGATGTAATATTCAATGAAAAAATAGAAGACACTGTAGATTCCCATTCTTCGCCTGTCCACAAGCTGCTTCAGAACAGTAAGGAGAACAATTGTGGTTTCTCTGGCAGAACTGCTGAAATTCTCTCTCTTCCtcatgaaaaaatatataaaaaggatgTTGTTCTTTCTAACCTTAATAGCTGTACTGTGAGACTACCTGGAGCTCCTAATACATTGTATATTGCTGGCTTGAGCAACTGCAAAATAATAACCGGTCCTGTAACAACATCAGTTTTTATTGAAAATTGTTCAGACTGCACATTTGTTTTGGCATGTCAACAGTTAAGAGTTCACAGCACAACACACAGTGACTTTTATCTCCACGTTACAAGTCGAACTATTATTGAAGATACTACGCATGTCAGGTTTGCTCCCtataatttaaaatatgaaaatatggTGCATCATTTCCAGTTAGCAGGTTTAGATGTAAATAGAAACAACTGGGATATGGTTGATGATTTCAATTGGCTGGCAAGTGATAAAGCATCACCAAACTGGTGTATTATGAAAGAAAATGAATGGAATATTGATtggatgtaa